From Oncorhynchus tshawytscha isolate Ot180627B linkage group LG27, Otsh_v2.0, whole genome shotgun sequence, a single genomic window includes:
- the LOC121841094 gene encoding uncharacterized protein LOC121841094: MVTTLLFMALAHRMVLSSLAAGEEIRLVDGTSRCSGTVEILYKGQWGRVCGQKWDVNNANVVCGQLGCGRAVSAQGSAHIGQGSGGRPTWLDDVGCKGTESSLTECSHGGLKHHDCLQAQDARVVCSDKPNIRLVNGSDLCSGRVEVYQTGHWRTVCDDVWDLNDAAVVCRQLGCGRADSAPERAYFGQGSGPIWQDDVGCSGTECSITQCPHTGGGTHNCNHGNDTGVICSGVVLQKPLLSTDPSYSAFLHGEEVQLTCTLPSRILCNAVEFIFYLNGDSVMTVTVGSSQPRATLTKFKTDASHQGSYSCLYRTHSNGKAISSPYSNVTKVVLLQPNISLSPPNGGMFWEPHGPEVTRGHSFSIICSIQPQYPGGLFYLDFSGSNRTETTPAVNHSACFHFPVAEYKDQGKYSCSYGVNISTRSFRSANSELAVTIRASMVPIIASGGTGGLVFLFLLLLVICLVNRRTRRSSKPSTETDQRECTDNRHRGEDNEEGEDYVTFENVCYERGLERGKREKKNEEEKGHSYGKSEDVYDNGEGNTHRKGVCGGLTKNEQ; encoded by the exons ATGGTGACAACTCTACTCTTTATGGCATTAG CTCATCGAATGGTGTTATCTTCATTGGCAG CTGGTGAAGAGATAAGGCTGGTCGATGGCACTAGTCGCTGCTCGGGGACAGTAGAGATTCTTTACAAGGGCCAGTGGGGACGAGTGTGTGGCCAGAAGTGGGACGTAAACAATGCCAATGTGGTGTGTGGCCAGCTGGGCTGTGGGAGAGCTGTGAGTGCCCAAGGTAGTGCCCACATAGGTCAGGGTAGTGGTGGCAGGCCTACTTGGCTGGATGATGTTGGGTGTAAAGGCACTGAGAGCTCCCTCACAGAATGCTCACATGGAGGATTGAAACACCATGACTGTTTACAGGCTCAAGATGCCAGAGTTGTCTGCTCAG ATAAACCTAATATCAGACTGGTCAATGGGAGTGACCTCTGCTCTGGGAGGGTGGAGGTCTATCAAACTGGTCACTGGCGGACCGTGTGTGACGACGTGTGGGACTTGAATGATGCTGCTGTGGTTTGCAGACAGCTTGGCTGTGGGAGAGCTGATAGTGCCCCAGAGAGGGCCTACTTTGGTCAGGGAAGTGGACCCATCTGGCAGGATGATGTTGGCTGCTCTGGCACAGAGTGCTCCATCACACAGTGCCCACACACAGGAGGAGGAACACATAACTGTAATCATGGTAACGACACAGGTGTTATTTGTTCAG GTGTTGTCTTGCAGAAGCCTTTACTCTCCACAGACCCGTCCTACTCTGCCTTCTTGCATGGAGAGGAGGTCCAGCTCACCTGCACTCTTCCATCCCGTATCCTCTGTAATGCTGTGGAGTTCATCTTCTATCTGAATGGAGACTCCGTCATGACCGTGACAGTTGGATCCTCACAGCCCAGGGCTACTTTAACAAAGTTTAAGACGGACGCTTCACACCAGGGCAGTTACAGCTGTCTCTACAGAACCCACTCCAACGGCAAAGCCATCAGCTCCCCTTACAGCAACGTTACTAAAG TGGTCCTGCTACAGCCCaacatctctctcagtcctccaaaTGGAGGGATGTTTTGGGAACCTCATGGGCCAGAGGTGACCAGGGGCCACAGCTTCTCCATCATCTGCTCCATTCAGCCACAGTATCCCGGAGGCCTCTTCTATCTGGACTTCTCTGGTTCCAACAGAACAGAGACTACGCCAGCAGTCAACCACTCTGCCTGCTTCCACTTCCCTGTTGCAGAGTATAAAGACCAGGGGAAATACAGCTGCAGCTATGGAGTCAACATCTCCACGCGGTCATTCAGGTCGGCTAATAGTGAACTAGCTGTCACCATTAGAG CCTCTATGGTCCCCATCATTGCCTCTGGAGGGACTGGTGGGCTAGTATTCCTGTTTCTGCTTCTGCTTGTCATCTGTCTAGTCAACAGGAGGACCAGGAGGAGCAGCAAGCCATCTacagagactgaccagagagaat GTACTGACAACAGACACAGAGGGGAGGACAACGAAGAGGGAGAGGACTATGTGACTTTTGAAAATGTCTGTTACGAGAGAGgtctggagagagggaagagggaaaagaAGAATGAGGAGGAGAAAGGGCACAGCTATGGGAAATCAGAGGATGTCTATGACAACGGGGAGGGAAACACTCACAGAAAGGGTGTTTGTGGGGGTCTCACGAAAAATGAACAGTGA